The Parus major isolate Abel chromosome Z, Parus_major1.1, whole genome shotgun sequence genome has a window encoding:
- the STARD4 gene encoding stAR-related lipid transfer protein 4 isoform X3, whose amino-acid sequence MHLAAGGKQMDPLPNPAPLASKLRNTLVRYHSIADSEWRVAKKTKDATVWRKQSEEFSGYLYKAQGVVEDVTNRIVDHIRPGPYRLDWDSLMTSMDILETFEENCCVMRYTTAGQLWNIIAPREFVDFSYTTSYEDGLLTCGISLDYGEVRPNFVRGFNHPCGWFCVPLKDAPGHSLLTGYIQTELRGMLPQSAVDTAMSSTLANFYSDLKKALKT is encoded by the exons AT GCATCTTGCCGCAGGAGGGAAGCAAATGGATCCCTTGCCCAATCCCGCACCCCTGGCCTCGAAGCTACGGAATACGCTGGTTCGGTATCACAGCATCGCAGACAGCGAGTGGCGTGTGGCGAAGAAAACC aaagatGCAACTGTGTGGCGTAAACAATCCGAGGAATTCAGTGGATACCT CTACAAAGCTCAAGGAGTGGTGGAAGATGTTACTAACAGAATAGTGGATCATATTCGCCCTGGACCTTACAGGCTAGACTGGGACAGCCTAATGACTTCAATGGACATCCTGGAAACATTTGAAGAG AACTGCTGTGTGATGCGCTACACAACTGCTGGCCAGCTCTGGAACATCATAGCACCAAGGGAGTTTGTTGATTTCTCTTACACTACAAGCTACGAAGACGGGCTTCTAACATGTG GTATAAGCCTGGACTATGGAGAGGTGAGACCAAACTTTGTCCGTGGATTCAATCACCCTTGCGGTTGGTTCTGTGTCCCTCTCAAGGACGCTCCTGGCCACAGTCTTTTGACAGGCTACATCCAGACTGAACTGCGAGGGATGCTACCACAGTCTGCAGTAGACACTGCCATGTCTAGTACACTGGCCAATTTCTACTCTGACCTCAAAAAGGCACTCAAAACGTAG